A genomic stretch from Shewanella woodyi ATCC 51908 includes:
- a CDS encoding nuclear transport factor 2 family protein, producing MEGIRDGNMIEALDKYTGERYTQHSTGVGDGKEGFMEFFAPFLERNPKRDIQVVRAIEDGQYVFVHVYQSLNDGEAKWVTADLFDTDDNDRMIEHWDVIAAFEEKTLSGRTMVDGPTEVEDLDKTDENKTIVQAFFDDVLLGRKFDKATKYISSKQYDQHNPKVGDGLVGVIKHFETKKCEKNSRYVKLHHLIGQGNFVVTFSHTLVSGEDWAFFDIFRLKDSMIVEHWDVQEKILSPEQWNNSGKF from the coding sequence TTGGAAGGTATTCGAGATGGAAATATGATTGAGGCACTCGATAAGTACACTGGCGAGCGTTACACACAACACTCGACTGGCGTAGGAGATGGTAAAGAGGGCTTTATGGAGTTCTTTGCTCCCTTTCTAGAGCGAAATCCTAAACGAGACATTCAGGTAGTTCGAGCAATTGAAGATGGTCAATATGTATTCGTACATGTCTACCAGAGTCTTAACGATGGTGAAGCTAAATGGGTTACTGCCGATTTATTTGATACCGATGACAATGACCGAATGATCGAACATTGGGATGTGATAGCTGCTTTTGAGGAGAAAACACTCTCAGGCCGTACTATGGTCGATGGCCCCACAGAAGTTGAAGATTTAGATAAAACAGATGAAAACAAAACCATCGTACAAGCATTCTTCGATGATGTTTTGCTAGGTCGTAAATTTGACAAAGCGACAAAGTATATTTCTAGCAAACAATATGACCAACATAACCCAAAAGTTGGCGATGGATTAGTAGGAGTTATTAAGCACTTTGAAACAAAAAAGTGCGAAAAAAATTCACGCTACGTCAAATTACATCACTTGATTGGTCAGGGTAATTTCGTTGTAACTTTCAGTCACACTCTGGTTAGTGGTGAAGATTGGGCCTTTTTTGATATCTTTAGATTAAAAGACAGCATGATTGTTGAGCACTGGGATGTTCAGGAAAAAATCCTTTCGCCAGAGCAATGGAATAACTCAGGAAAGTTTTAA
- a CDS encoding S8 family serine peptidase produces MKFKMKYLAASMLILGSSSVVAGNSDGKLDVIVKLNSDLAISGHQANKSNAKNLAAGMGVGAVKYAYGSAFFGFSASVTQGRLDALRNNPNVASIEFDGIKTINKGKPGGGNPPAAQTMPWGIARTGADANSNEGAGVHVYVLDTGLDSDHPDLAANISNSMAFEQCKGRSCSHPWDDDHGHGTHVGGTIGALNNDIDVVGMASQVTLHAAKICSSRGSCPNSSTIAALDWVTSEVQARGEAAVVNMSIGGSGNVTGSCTNSGFTGNDSYHEAICNARNAGVVVVVAAGNDSDNAANYTPAGYSDTVITVSSAKEGDDWNSFSNWGAQSASWTTNNSAPVAIAAPGGSVLSLRAGGGTTTMSGTSMASPHVAGAAALFLASNPQQANGTAFENTRAQLLQSAESTNNFSNTTGDPHSEDFLDASNL; encoded by the coding sequence ATGAAATTTAAAATGAAATATCTCGCAGCAAGCATGTTGATTTTAGGTAGTAGCTCAGTTGTAGCAGGCAACTCAGATGGTAAATTAGATGTGATTGTAAAATTAAACTCTGATTTAGCAATTTCAGGTCATCAAGCAAATAAGAGTAATGCGAAGAACTTAGCCGCAGGCATGGGTGTCGGTGCAGTAAAATACGCTTATGGTAGTGCCTTTTTTGGTTTTTCAGCATCAGTAACTCAAGGCCGATTAGATGCACTACGAAATAACCCAAATGTTGCATCTATTGAGTTCGATGGCATTAAGACAATTAATAAAGGTAAACCTGGTGGAGGCAATCCACCTGCGGCTCAAACCATGCCTTGGGGCATTGCACGTACTGGAGCTGACGCTAACTCAAATGAAGGTGCTGGCGTACATGTCTATGTTCTCGATACCGGTTTAGATTCAGATCACCCTGATTTAGCTGCTAACATCAGTAACAGCATGGCATTTGAGCAGTGTAAAGGCAGAAGCTGCAGTCACCCTTGGGATGACGATCATGGTCACGGCACCCATGTTGGTGGCACCATCGGCGCACTAAATAATGATATCGACGTTGTCGGTATGGCTTCACAAGTGACTTTACATGCCGCAAAAATCTGTTCAAGCCGTGGTTCATGCCCGAACTCAAGCACTATTGCTGCACTTGACTGGGTAACCTCTGAGGTACAAGCGCGTGGTGAAGCGGCTGTCGTTAACATGTCTATTGGTGGTAGCGGCAATGTAACTGGTAGCTGTACCAATAGCGGCTTTACAGGTAATGACTCTTACCATGAAGCTATCTGTAACGCACGTAATGCTGGTGTCGTGGTTGTGGTTGCTGCGGGTAATGACAGCGATAACGCGGCAAACTACACGCCTGCAGGATACTCTGACACAGTGATCACTGTCAGCTCAGCCAAAGAGGGAGATGACTGGAATAGCTTCTCTAACTGGGGTGCTCAAAGTGCTAGCTGGACAACAAACAACTCAGCACCTGTGGCCATCGCTGCGCCTGGGGGCAGTGTCTTGTCACTCAGAGCTGGCGGCGGTACTACAACAATGAGCGGAACTTCAATGGCCTCTCCTCATGTTGCAGGCGCTGCGGCCCTATTCTTAGCTTCAAACCCACAGCAAGCGAACGGTACTGCATTTGAAAATACCCGTGCACAGTTACTACAGTCTGCTGAAAGTACTAATAACTTCAGTAACACAACAGGCGATCCGCACTCTGAAGACTTTTTAGATGCTTCGAACCTTTAA
- a CDS encoding helix-turn-helix transcriptional regulator — MLSILKAISTTFHGVGITPPPILAIEDIASTEKQRLFSSGIRDYISIPIIKEELLYRIRNAIHHVESVTDAKEHKVSANEMLAIRTAEYLKSHIANEISLNTLTKEIGTNRNKLSSAFNQTYGMTVFSWIRKERMQYAANLLKNTSLTILQVSESVGYPDSNNFSTAFRRAFNQSPREYRANNSINASSKEIHA; from the coding sequence GTGTTATCCATATTAAAAGCTATATCTACTACCTTTCATGGAGTCGGTATAACCCCTCCCCCAATCCTTGCTATTGAAGATATAGCATCAACAGAGAAACAGAGATTATTTTCCTCAGGGATTCGAGACTATATAAGCATTCCAATAATAAAGGAGGAGTTGCTCTATAGGATCCGTAATGCAATACATCACGTTGAAAGTGTCACTGATGCAAAGGAGCATAAAGTCTCTGCAAATGAGATGTTAGCAATCAGAACTGCTGAATACCTCAAGAGCCATATAGCAAATGAGATAAGCTTGAACACTCTCACTAAAGAGATTGGAACCAATAGGAACAAACTCTCATCAGCATTTAATCAAACCTATGGTATGACCGTCTTTTCTTGGATACGAAAAGAAAGGATGCAATATGCCGCTAACCTGCTAAAAAATACCTCACTAACAATTTTGCAAGTTTCGGAAAGTGTTGGTTACCCTGACTCAAATAACTTTTCAACTGCATTTAGGCGGGCATTTAATCAATCACCAAGAGAATATAGAGCAAATAATAGTATTAATGCATCTAGCAAAGAAATTCATGCATAG
- a CDS encoding PepSY-associated TM helix domain-containing protein has protein sequence MIKILKTLHNWIGFIISLVMLIVLTTGIYLGSVDLLKRLDDKNQQYQVLTHERKAEIASQVLASYPEVSGVKLPTEMLPYVEAYTRQKSIYLTSELDEIATQVKDKDSLQSWMFWFHRNFQLSDPGKHVNAVSAILATVIMFIGLYLWWLIRKGFRWKQTLPKNGKNSALIKSHIQLGLLFSIPLLVMSISGAYITYGSWGDSTLDDNREKPVLAQADNWQAQILAAQSLWPNSELVSVSKPRKAEATGYIYSLSFNGDNLLGLLQTDTIKIDLNTGRLESAQTFSDKGLAYQLKYSARFLHDGARMPTWYLLLLIISSIVGTLMVGFVLVTFTRKEIVGRIKAKAAVRLQNA, from the coding sequence ATGATAAAGATTTTAAAAACACTGCATAACTGGATTGGCTTCATTATCAGTCTGGTTATGCTAATTGTACTAACAACGGGGATCTACTTAGGCAGCGTTGATCTGTTAAAACGTTTAGATGATAAAAATCAGCAGTACCAAGTTTTAACCCATGAGCGTAAAGCTGAGATTGCCAGTCAGGTATTGGCCAGTTATCCAGAGGTGAGTGGGGTTAAATTGCCGACTGAGATGTTACCCTATGTTGAGGCCTATACACGCCAAAAATCCATTTATTTAACCTCTGAACTTGATGAGATCGCGACTCAAGTAAAAGACAAAGATTCACTGCAAAGTTGGATGTTTTGGTTCCATCGTAATTTCCAACTCAGTGATCCGGGTAAGCACGTCAACGCAGTGAGTGCCATTTTGGCCACTGTGATTATGTTTATTGGTCTTTATCTATGGTGGCTAATTCGTAAAGGGTTTAGGTGGAAGCAAACGCTACCTAAAAACGGTAAGAACAGTGCGTTAATCAAGAGCCATATTCAGTTAGGGTTGCTCTTCTCAATTCCACTATTAGTGATGTCTATTAGCGGTGCTTATATCACTTATGGTTCGTGGGGAGACTCAACGCTTGATGATAACCGTGAAAAACCTGTACTCGCTCAGGCTGATAACTGGCAAGCGCAAATTCTAGCAGCGCAGTCTTTATGGCCAAACTCTGAGTTGGTTTCAGTCTCCAAACCTCGCAAAGCTGAGGCAACAGGCTATATCTACTCTTTGAGCTTTAATGGCGATAACCTATTAGGTTTGTTGCAAACCGATACGATAAAAATTGATCTAAATACAGGCCGATTAGAGTCTGCGCAGACCTTCAGTGATAAAGGCTTAGCCTATCAGTTAAAGTACAGTGCCCGCTTTTTACATGATGGCGCTAGAATGCCAACTTGGTACCTGCTTTTACTGATCATTAGCTCAATTGTTGGCACGTTAATGGTGGGATTTGTGTTAGTGACTTTTACTCGTAAGGAGATAGTTGGGCGCATAAAAGCTAAGGCTGCCGTCCGTTTGCAGAATGCATAA
- a CDS encoding sigma-70 family RNA polymerase sigma factor: MMNKVNGPTCVINSPEKITQMHELQKRPDDYFFCWPSISEHLYKYCRFKLMLNHWDAEDVVADTMLKAYDNFKTANPSSNIQGWLTLLARNIHFDQIRRFKSIKNNVEDVLNNNSNLIDEPFNNKAEMNSIKVVKEVINRLNDKNKTITFDFFFNDKNYKEISHEYGIPAHQVRQRIHRSREKIKLTLNKI; this comes from the coding sequence ATGATGAATAAAGTTAACGGCCCTACCTGCGTAATCAATTCTCCTGAAAAAATAACACAAATGCATGAACTACAGAAAAGGCCTGATGACTACTTCTTCTGTTGGCCTTCAATATCAGAGCATCTTTACAAATACTGTAGATTCAAGTTAATGCTAAACCATTGGGATGCTGAGGATGTTGTCGCAGACACAATGCTTAAAGCTTATGATAACTTCAAGACAGCTAATCCAAGTTCCAATATACAAGGGTGGTTAACCCTGCTTGCCAGAAACATACACTTCGACCAAATCCGAAGATTTAAGTCTATAAAAAATAACGTTGAAGATGTTTTGAATAATAATAGTAACCTTATTGATGAACCTTTCAACAATAAGGCAGAAATGAATTCTATTAAAGTAGTAAAAGAAGTAATAAACAGACTTAATGATAAAAACAAAACAATTACTTTTGACTTTTTCTTTAATGATAAAAACTACAAAGAGATAAGTCATGAGTACGGTATTCCTGCACACCAAGTCAGACAACGTATCCACCGCTCAAGAGAAAAGATTAAATTAACATTAAACAAAATATAA